The Rattus rattus isolate New Zealand chromosome 8, Rrattus_CSIRO_v1, whole genome shotgun sequence genome contains the following window.
TTGGGGGTTAGGATTACCAACACTTTCATTTCCTATACACATATTGGAATTTCCCATCACTGGTAGGACAAATGACTACAGACATAATTGCTTAAAACAACACGCATTTATTCAATTTGTAGAACtctgaagtaaaaaataaatctggtGAGGATAAAAATCAAGTTGCAGCGTGGTGGATTTCTGGAGGCATtgagaaaaattaatttcattgcctttctcagcttctagtggccttttatttctcttggctCCTGGCTGTTTGATTCCCCTTCAAGGGATATCACTCCAATTACTGAATCACCATTACACAATCATTTCCTCTTCTATAGTTAATTCACACAACCCCATCCCCCCACATTTTATAAGGACATTTGTACTTAGGACTAAGACCCTTCCTGACAATCCAAAAACAACCTTTCATCTAGAGATTCTTATTCCCTTCTCCAATGTCTCTTTTGCCACTTACAGCAGCATTCATAGATTctagagattaaaataaaagttcttgGGACACTATTACAGGGCTTAGCCGTTGAAAATTGGAAGAGTAAAATAACATGGTAAGCGTgggattgttttttcttttgcagtggtCCAATGGTGTGGTCGTTAGAAATGAGGACACAGCCTTTGTTGCTGCTGTCTCAGTGATCTCAGGTCGGTGTGGAAACAGAGTAGGAAGCAAGTTCCTCATCTCGGTTCATTTGTTAAGTTTGGATCTTGAACCGAAGATGATCTTCAAGAGATTCTTCTCCATCTAGAAACTATTACACAAGTTTTTGGAACAGCACATTACGTAAATCATGTAGTCTCCATCGTAATGCGGTTTTTCCTCGCAATGACCCAAGCACATTTGCTTTGAGAGTACATGCCGTTGTCCTAAAAATAGAGAAGCCTGTTATACATGTCGGAGGAATTTTATCACAACACAACTTTCTAAAGTCACCACCAAGAGGAAAAGCCCTTCGCACACTAAATCCCTTCCTCGTCTTCTCGGGAGGCCACACTCCCATATTGACTCTGACTCTGGATGCCAAGCCTCTTACTGGTAAATTTGAAAgtactctttccctcccttctcaaATTTATTCACTGTCTTACCACTTAGCAGGGGTAGACAATGTTACGTTCTTTAAGCCAGGCACTAGCAGGAGGAATAGTCGTTTGAAGGCATTTTCGGAGTCTGTATCGGCCCCACTTACCGTGATAGACTGATATGGTTGAACATGATCCACCTTCCGGTGCAGTGCATTGGCCAGTTCCGTATTTACATTCTGAATTTTCTGAGCGATTACAGGTATTACAGATGAGATTTGTATTTGCTGGATAAGGAAAGAGTATGATTTTTAGGATGAACTGTGGGGCTATGGGACAGTTGATTACAATGTCAAAGAGAGGCTCAGTGTTACGCATAGACTGTGCTGTCTGCTTACTTCATCATCTGGTATTCAACCTAGCTCTGTGAATTAAGCTAGAGGATGGGTGAAAATAATAATGACGCTATTCATACTACCTAGTTAGTACCTACTTATAtttgaagatgaaataaaaacagatatatatatatataatatgtataagacaattctttttttttttttcttttttttggagctggggaccgaacccagggccttgcgctcgctaggcaggcgctctaccgctgagctaaatccccaaccccatgtaagACAATTCTTATCTCTCTATAACCAGATCACTCTATCGTGTTATTCAGTTTCTGAATGTTGACTATCTTAATATGTATTTCTCTTGCTATATAAAGAATTAGATTGAAcacatttttgtatatttaatacCTACTTCTATTTACTCTATGgtgaaattttggtttctttagctTATTTTTCTGTTAGATTATTAGTGTATTTAAATTTTACTGGAAGTCATTATAGAGTAGGAACATTAGCCAGTTGTTCATGACATGAATtgacttttttgctttttgctatgaagaattaaaattttttcttatatttttattttttgagattataacacaattacatcatttctgtgttccctttctccccttcaaACCTCCTATATGGCCCCCTTTGGTCTCTTTCaaattgtgtgctttttttttttttttttagaactccAGCTTTTTGAGGTATAGTTAGAAACATCTTTTTCTAATAGGTGAAGAACCCTACATTTTCAATAATGCTTTATGGCTTAATATTCCTAGTATCAAAGTGGTCAAAATAGAAATGACATTGTACTTCAAGTCCATTTAACAAGTAGAAAGGGTAGGAATTAGCCATTAATTTTCATTTAGTATGAGGGAGAGTTATATGTCAAGGCTGACTTTCAAGGGAGGTGTGCATTCACTGGTATaagacagaggcaaagaagagagatCTCCCTGGGGAGTGAAGCTGGGTATTTTCAGCAACAAGTTATAATTGGAGCCTTGGAAATGACAGGGAATCTGTGAGTAGTATTAAGCTTTGAAGAGCCTGCCTGAGTGTAATCAGGTAAATAAAGATCCCTGCAAAATACATGGAGAAGAAGTGAccagagaaaagaaggggaggggagtgtcGTGTAGAATGCAGCATAACAGTGtttcaagaaaaaaggaaattaaatggaAACCTATAAATAAAAACTTAGGAAGCCGAAGGTCTAAAAATTGCTGTCCTATTTCTCTGcagttactgttttctttttgattagATTATTGCATGTGATCCCTCTAGTGCCCAGAACCTCATCAGTCTTTGGATTTGAGCTGCAATGCCCGAGTGAGACTGGAGG
Protein-coding sequences here:
- the Pate4 gene encoding prostate and testis expressed protein 4, producing MNSMTKISILLIVALSFLCFTEANTNLICNTCNRSENSECKYGTGQCTAPEGGSCSTISVYHGQRHVLSKQMCLGHCEEKPHYDGDYMIYVMCCSKNLCNSF